A stretch of Desulfuromonas acetoxidans DSM 684 DNA encodes these proteins:
- a CDS encoding efflux RND transporter permease subunit, which translates to MSDQFRSPGEERGAIAWMAGNSVASNLLMLILMIGGLLIATQIKQEVFPEFDTDIVTVTVPYPGASPEEVEQGIILAIEEAVQGLDGVDEVTSSAREGVGVVTVELLLGADLQKLASDIESEVDRISTFPDDAEEPEVEILSRKRDVVSIVVYGDQSEIVLRNVAEQLRDFLLQDKNITQVELEDVPDLEISIEIPQQTLRRYGLTTGEVASRLAAGSIDLPGGGIKTDAGEVLVRMKERRDTAQQFASLPVVSNNDGSIVRLGEMATIKDGFEDTDYRAEYNGKPALMIEIYRIGEQTPIDVANAVFAQMEAFDEHLPPGIKLAAVKDRSEIFKQRADLLSRNAFLGLALVLVLLSIFLETRLAFWVTMGIPISFLGAFLMMAMTGVSINMVSMFAFIIALGIVVDDAIVVGENIYKFRQQGLPFVQAAIAGVREVAVPVTFSVLTNIVAFMPLYFIPGTMGKIMMTIPVVVISVFAISLVESLFVLPAHLGHLNDRHKRKGPMAWLHERQQRFSAFFTRMIEKYYGPFLDKVLHTRYITIAIAVAVLLVTIAYVKSGRMGMSMFPKIESDYAQASVTLPYGAPIERTEQIARQIMSAADEIIAENGGDQLAVGTFSQLGRSGSHQARIRVYLTDAEIRPMSTDQFTKLWRQRSGEFVGVESISFSSDSGGPGSGAALTMELSHRDLSVLENASEELAAALESYSQVKDIDDGFAPGKQQLDFTLKPAARSLGLTASEVARQVRNAYDGADVLKQQRGRNEITIVVRLPKKERISEYNLEQMILRNSEGIEIPLLDAVEIKRGRAYITIDRRSGRRIVTVTADVTPRPQAGQVIAALEEETIPDLLNRYAGLSLSYEGRQADMKESFQGLVSGLLLALLLIYLLLAIPFRSYIQPAIIMISIPFGMVGATLGHLAMGYSLSIMSLLGVVALSGVVVNDSLVLIDFANRRLHKGENPHDAVLAAGMQRFRPIMLTTLTTFFGLAPMIFETSRQARFLIPMAISLGFGILFATLIALVLVPVLYMVVEDIRAHWRETHPME; encoded by the coding sequence ATGAGCGACCAGTTTCGTAGCCCCGGTGAAGAACGGGGGGCCATTGCCTGGATGGCGGGCAATTCGGTGGCGTCCAACCTGCTGATGTTGATCCTGATGATCGGTGGCCTGCTCATTGCCACCCAGATCAAGCAGGAGGTGTTTCCCGAGTTTGACACCGATATCGTCACAGTGACCGTGCCTTACCCCGGTGCCAGCCCCGAAGAGGTGGAACAGGGAATCATCCTCGCCATTGAAGAGGCGGTACAGGGCCTCGACGGTGTGGATGAGGTCACCTCCAGCGCCAGGGAAGGTGTTGGTGTCGTCACCGTCGAGCTGCTGCTCGGTGCCGATCTGCAAAAACTGGCCAGCGACATCGAAAGCGAAGTGGATCGCATCAGCACCTTTCCCGACGATGCCGAAGAGCCGGAAGTGGAGATTCTAAGCCGCAAACGCGACGTGGTATCAATCGTCGTATACGGCGACCAGAGCGAGATCGTTCTGCGCAATGTGGCTGAACAGTTGCGCGACTTCCTGTTGCAGGACAAAAACATCACCCAGGTGGAGCTGGAGGACGTGCCTGATCTGGAGATCTCCATTGAGATCCCCCAGCAAACCTTGCGTCGCTACGGCCTGACCACCGGTGAAGTGGCCAGCCGCCTCGCCGCCGGTTCCATCGATCTTCCCGGCGGCGGCATCAAAACCGACGCTGGCGAAGTGCTGGTCCGCATGAAGGAGCGACGCGACACGGCGCAGCAATTTGCCAGCTTGCCGGTGGTCAGCAATAACGACGGCAGCATTGTCCGGCTCGGCGAGATGGCCACCATCAAGGACGGCTTTGAAGACACCGATTATCGCGCGGAGTACAACGGCAAACCCGCCCTGATGATCGAGATCTACCGCATTGGAGAACAGACCCCTATCGACGTTGCCAATGCCGTATTTGCCCAGATGGAGGCATTTGACGAGCACCTGCCGCCCGGCATTAAGCTGGCAGCGGTCAAGGACCGTTCTGAGATCTTTAAACAACGGGCGGACTTGTTATCGCGCAACGCGTTTCTCGGTCTGGCGCTGGTGCTGGTGCTGCTGAGTATTTTCCTCGAAACGCGATTGGCCTTCTGGGTCACCATGGGCATTCCGATTTCGTTTCTCGGCGCCTTTCTGATGATGGCCATGACCGGAGTCAGCATCAATATGGTGTCGATGTTTGCGTTTATTATCGCGCTCGGTATCGTGGTTGATGACGCCATTGTCGTCGGTGAAAACATCTATAAATTCCGCCAGCAGGGCTTGCCCTTTGTCCAGGCGGCGATCGCCGGGGTGCGTGAAGTGGCCGTGCCGGTCACCTTCAGCGTGTTGACCAACATTGTGGCGTTCATGCCGCTGTACTTTATTCCCGGCACCATGGGCAAGATCATGATGACCATCCCGGTGGTGGTTATCAGCGTCTTTGCCATCTCTCTGGTCGAGTCGCTGTTTGTGCTGCCGGCCCACCTTGGCCACCTTAATGATCGCCACAAGCGCAAAGGTCCGATGGCTTGGCTGCATGAGCGACAGCAGCGTTTCAGCGCCTTTTTCACCCGAATGATTGAGAAATACTACGGCCCGTTCCTCGACAAGGTGCTGCACACCCGCTATATCACTATCGCCATTGCCGTGGCTGTGCTGCTGGTCACCATTGCTTATGTCAAGAGCGGCCGGATGGGCATGAGCATGTTTCCGAAAATCGAGTCGGATTATGCCCAGGCGTCCGTCACCCTGCCCTACGGTGCGCCCATAGAGCGCACGGAACAGATCGCCCGCCAGATCATGTCTGCGGCGGATGAAATCATTGCTGAAAACGGCGGGGACCAACTGGCCGTCGGCACGTTCAGCCAGCTTGGCCGCAGCGGCAGCCACCAGGCACGCATCCGCGTCTATCTCACCGATGCTGAAATCCGTCCCATGTCGACGGATCAATTCACCAAGCTATGGCGTCAACGCAGCGGTGAATTTGTCGGCGTTGAATCGATCAGCTTTTCTTCGGACTCCGGCGGTCCCGGCTCCGGAGCCGCGCTAACCATGGAACTGAGCCATCGTGACCTGTCGGTGCTTGAAAACGCCAGCGAGGAGCTGGCCGCGGCATTGGAAAGCTACAGCCAGGTCAAAGATATTGACGACGGTTTTGCCCCAGGCAAACAGCAACTCGATTTCACCCTGAAACCGGCGGCGCGCAGTCTCGGCCTCACCGCTTCTGAGGTGGCCCGGCAAGTGCGCAACGCCTATGACGGCGCGGATGTCCTCAAACAGCAACGCGGGCGCAACGAGATCACCATTGTCGTGCGCTTGCCTAAAAAAGAGCGCATCTCTGAATACAATTTGGAGCAGATGATCCTGCGCAACAGTGAGGGCATTGAAATTCCGCTACTCGATGCTGTCGAGATCAAACGCGGTCGCGCTTACATCACCATTGACCGCCGCAGCGGTCGACGCATTGTCACCGTCACCGCCGATGTCACGCCACGCCCCCAGGCCGGTCAGGTCATCGCCGCCCTGGAAGAGGAGACCATCCCCGACCTGCTCAATCGCTATGCCGGGCTGAGCTTGTCGTACGAAGGTCGTCAGGCCGACATGAAGGAGAGCTTTCAGGGGCTGGTGTCCGGTTTGCTGCTGGCGCTGCTGTTGATCTATCTGCTGCTGGCCATTCCGTTCCGCAGCTATATCCAGCCCGCCATCATCATGATCAGCATTCCGTTTGGTATGGTCGGCGCCACCCTTGGCCATCTGGCCATGGGCTACAGTCTCAGTATCATGAGTCTGCTCGGTGTTGTCGCGCTGTCCGGCGTGGTGGTCAACGATTCACTGGTCTTGATCGATTTTGCCAACCGTCGTCTGCATAAAGGGGAAAATCCGCACGATGCTGTACTGGCCGCCGGGATGCAGCGCTTTAGGCCGATTATGCTCACCACCCTGACCACCTTCTTCGGTCTGGCACCGATGATCTTCGAAACCTCACGTCAGGCGCGGTTTCTGATCCCCATGGCGATCTCGCTGGGGTTCGGCATTTTGTTTGCCACTCTGATCGCCCTGGTGCTGGTGCCGGTGTTGTATATGGTGGTGGAGGATATTCGCGCCCATTGGAGAGAGACGCACCCGATGGAATAA
- a CDS encoding efflux RND transporter periplasmic adaptor subunit: MDNMPDHHAASTPKPHKRVWLRVLIIVVILAASFFAASYLIKTAPKAAKKAKVKKPVLVSVMPAQPQAHQVTITAAGQVVASRKVDLQAQVSGQVIRLNDNFDLGKRLAKGQELLALDPVDYEVALAEQQAALADARYALSIEEGLQEVARREWQLFEQEHSGQTNLPPALALREPHLKKAEAKVRAAEAGVDKARIDLQRTIITTPFDALVIDKAVDLGSQLSSQSTVATLVATDEFWVELSVPMQALAWIEIPDYNATQGSHVKITTAAGNRTGTILRLLADLETQGRMARLLVRISDPLDLGHPVAQRTPLLLGDYVEVTILGRTLAEATKVPRQIIHDNRHLWLAKDKKLHIRPVQIAWRDKEYFYLTSGVSAGELIVTSDLAAPVEGLPLRLDRPKAQTSGDEAGR; this comes from the coding sequence ATGGACAACATGCCGGATCACCATGCTGCCTCCACACCCAAGCCGCACAAGCGGGTGTGGTTGCGCGTTCTGATTATCGTTGTCATTCTGGCAGCGAGCTTTTTTGCGGCCAGCTATCTGATTAAAACCGCGCCCAAAGCTGCAAAGAAGGCCAAAGTCAAAAAACCGGTACTGGTTTCCGTAATGCCTGCCCAACCACAGGCACATCAGGTGACCATTACCGCCGCCGGACAGGTGGTCGCTTCGCGGAAGGTCGACCTTCAGGCGCAAGTCTCCGGACAAGTGATTCGCCTCAATGACAATTTCGATCTCGGCAAACGGCTCGCCAAAGGTCAGGAATTGCTGGCCCTCGACCCGGTCGACTACGAGGTTGCCCTGGCCGAACAGCAAGCGGCCCTGGCCGATGCTCGCTATGCCTTATCCATTGAAGAGGGGCTGCAGGAAGTGGCCCGCCGCGAATGGCAACTGTTCGAGCAGGAGCACAGTGGGCAGACGAACCTCCCTCCTGCGCTGGCCCTGCGTGAACCCCACCTGAAGAAAGCTGAGGCCAAGGTGCGCGCCGCCGAAGCCGGCGTTGATAAAGCGCGCATTGATCTGCAACGCACCATCATCACCACGCCGTTTGATGCTCTGGTGATTGATAAAGCCGTTGATCTCGGCAGCCAGCTCAGCAGCCAATCCACGGTTGCCACTCTGGTCGCCACCGACGAATTCTGGGTGGAACTGTCCGTGCCGATGCAGGCTCTGGCATGGATTGAGATCCCCGACTACAACGCGACACAAGGCTCTCACGTGAAAATCACCACGGCTGCCGGCAACCGCACAGGAACCATTCTGCGGCTGCTCGCCGATTTGGAAACCCAAGGCCGTATGGCACGGCTGCTGGTACGCATCAGTGACCCGCTTGATCTGGGCCATCCGGTCGCCCAACGCACCCCGTTGCTACTTGGCGATTATGTTGAGGTGACCATTCTTGGCCGTACCCTCGCTGAAGCCACCAAGGTGCCACGCCAGATAATCCACGACAACCGCCATCTGTGGCTGGCCAAAGACAAAAAACTGCATATTCGCCCGGTTCAAATCGCCTGGCGCGATAAGGAATACTTTTATCTGACCTCCGGCGTTTCTGCCGGCGAACTGATTGTTACCAGCGATCTGGCTGCTCCGGTCGAGGGTCTGCCGTTGCGCCTTGATCGGCCGAAGGCCCAAACCAGCGGTGACGAGGCCGGCCGATGA